From a single Ciconia boyciana chromosome 6, ASM3463844v1, whole genome shotgun sequence genomic region:
- the EIF3M gene encoding eukaryotic translation initiation factor 3 subunit M, translating to MSVPAFIDITEEDQAAELRAYLKSKGAEISEENAEGGLHVDLAQIIEVCDVCLKEDDKDVESVMNSVVSLLLILEPDKQEALIESLCEKLVKFREGERPSLRLQLLSNLFHGMDKNTPVRYTVYCSLLKVASSCGAIQYIPTELDQVRKWISDWNLGTEKKHTLLRLLYDVLVDCKKSDTAAKVMVELLGSYTEDNASQARVDAHRCIVRALKDPNTFLFDHLLALKPVKFLEGELIHDLLTIFVSAKLASYVKFYQNNKDFIDSLGLLHEHNMAKMRLLTFMGMAVENKEISFDTMQQELQIGADDVEAFVIDAVKTKMVYCKIDQTQRKVVVSHSTHRTFGKQQWQQLYDTLNTWKQNLNQVKNSLLSLSDT from the exons ATGAGCGTCCCGGCTTTTATCGACATCAcggaagaggatcag gctgcaGAACTTCGAGCTTACCTGAAATCCAAAGGAGCAGaaatctctgaagaaaatgctgaaggtGGACTTCATGTGGACTTGGCACAGATTATTGAAGTTTGTGATGTGTGCCTGAAAGAGGATGACAAAG ATGTTGAGAGTGTAATGAACAGTGTAGTCTCTTTGCTTCTTATCCTGGAACCTGACAAACAAGAAGCACTGATTGAAAGCCTCTGTGAGAAGTTAGTAAAATTTCGGGAAGGAGAGCGCCCATCTCTTAGATTGCAGCT ACTGAGCAATCTCTTCCATGGTATGGATAAGAACACTCctgtgagatacacagtgtaCTGCAGCCTTCTTAAAGTGGCCTCGTCATGTGGTGCCATCCAGTACATTCCAACTGAACTAGATCAG GTGCGAAAATGGATTTCTGACTGGAATCTCggcacagagaaaaagcataCTCTTCTGAGACTGCTGTATGATGTCCTAGTAGACTgcaaaaaaag tGACACTGCAGCAAAAGTAATGGTGGAACTACTGGGAAGTTACACAGAGGACAATGCCTCCCAGGCTAGAGTTGACGCTCACAG ATGTATTGTACGAGCACTGAAGGATCCAAATACTTTTCTCTTTGATCATCTTCTTGCCTTAAAACCAGTCAAATTTTTGGAAGGAGAACTTATTCATGAT CTTTTGACAATTTTTGTAAGTGCTAAACTAGCATCCTACGTCAAGTTTTATCAGAACAACAAAGACTTCATTGACTCCCTTG GCTTGTTGCATGAACACAATATGGCAAAAATGAGGCTACTTACTTTCATGGGAATGGCTGtagagaataaagaaatatcATTTGACACAATGCAACAGGAACTCCAGATTGGAGCTGATGATGTAGAAGCATTTGTTATTGATG CTGTAAAGACAAAGATGGTATACTGCAAAATAGATCAGACACAGAGGAAAGTAGTTGTCAG TCACAGCACACATCGGACTTTTGGAAAGCAGCAATGGCAGCAATTGTATGACACCCTAAACACCTGGAAACAAAATTTGAATCAAGTGAAAAACAGTCTCCTCAGTCTCTCAGACacctaa